A stretch of the Flavobacterium sp. 5 genome encodes the following:
- a CDS encoding DUF5777 family beta-barrel protein — protein MKKLVLFLFLFPLWIYSQNDLLSGVDIPVSKEKVISAFKALKIVNLESTKVAAKGDMYFIVAHRFGSIKDGFEGFYGLDNANTQIKFIYGITDGFHISAARSQLAYDFAAKYALFPQIKDGFPVSIVGFNSLSINNTLKESNYPELKFENRLTYVAQLLISRKFTEKLSLEVVPTIFHENFVENPEQNNTQYAIGFGGRYKFAKRWSLNIDYAAHLNRVSNSIYNNPLSIGFDLETGGHVFQMHFTNSQGIDEAGYLARTTGDWSKGDVFFGFNLARVF, from the coding sequence ATGAAAAAACTTGTACTATTTTTATTCTTATTCCCTTTATGGATTTATTCTCAAAACGACTTATTGTCTGGTGTAGATATTCCTGTTTCAAAAGAAAAAGTAATTTCTGCTTTTAAGGCCCTGAAAATCGTTAACCTGGAATCTACAAAAGTAGCCGCAAAAGGGGATATGTACTTTATAGTGGCACACCGATTCGGGTCAATAAAAGATGGATTCGAAGGATTTTACGGATTGGATAACGCTAATACCCAAATCAAATTCATCTACGGAATAACAGACGGTTTTCATATTAGCGCTGCCAGAAGCCAATTGGCTTATGATTTTGCTGCAAAATATGCTTTATTTCCTCAGATAAAAGATGGTTTCCCAGTTAGCATTGTTGGATTTAACAGTTTGTCAATAAACAACACACTCAAAGAAAGTAACTATCCTGAATTGAAATTTGAAAATAGGTTGACTTATGTAGCCCAATTATTAATTTCTAGAAAATTCACGGAGAAGCTTTCATTGGAAGTAGTGCCAACTATTTTTCATGAAAATTTTGTAGAAAACCCTGAGCAAAACAATACACAATATGCGATTGGTTTTGGAGGTAGGTACAAATTTGCTAAACGCTGGTCTTTAAATATCGATTATGCTGCTCACCTGAACAGGGTTTCCAATTCTATTTATAACAATCCATTATCTATTGGTTTTGATTTAGAAACGGGTGGACATGTTTTTCAAATGCATTTTACCAATTCCCAAGGTATAGACGAAGCTGGATATTTGGCTAGAACTACAGGAGATTGGTCCAAAGGAGATGTGTTTTTTGGGTTTAATCTCGCTAGAGTTTTCTAA
- a CDS encoding YceI family protein, whose protein sequence is MKKTLLIIMLLVSLILFSQEKLITKSGTITIEASVPSFQPVEGINSNVTFVLNPETGDIASLALLKGFQFEIALMEEHFNENYMETDKYPKTIFRGHIEGFDANNLTGEYKDYIIKGKLELHGKSRDINANARISKTGSRITVFSNFTVNTSDFSIPIPSIIKYKLDNKVNIKIAAVLIPEFN, encoded by the coding sequence ATGAAAAAAACATTACTTATAATAATGTTACTGGTTTCATTGATTCTCTTTTCGCAAGAAAAATTGATAACAAAATCGGGAACAATAACTATTGAAGCTTCTGTGCCTTCATTTCAACCTGTTGAAGGTATCAATAGTAATGTAACTTTTGTTTTAAATCCAGAAACAGGAGACATTGCAAGCTTGGCTTTGCTAAAAGGATTTCAATTTGAAATCGCTTTGATGGAAGAACATTTCAATGAAAATTATATGGAAACGGATAAATATCCTAAAACAATTTTCAGAGGACACATAGAAGGATTTGACGCTAACAATTTGACAGGAGAATATAAAGATTATATCATAAAAGGGAAACTAGAACTTCATGGAAAATCTAGAGATATAAACGCTAATGCAAGAATCAGTAAAACAGGTTCTCGAATTACTGTTTTTTCGAATTTTACTGTAAATACAAGTGATTTTAGCATCCCAATTCCATCTATTATTAAATATAAACTTGATAATAAAGTAAATATTAAAATTGCAGCTGTTTTGATACCCGAATTTAATTAA
- the hemH gene encoding ferrochelatase, with protein sequence MKGVLLVNLGSPESPQPKDVKPYLDEFLMDKYVIDVPYLLRALLVRGIILRKRPEESAHAYQKIWWDEGSPLVVLSERMQKKVQPLVNIPVALSMRYGTMTIEKGLQELHDKGVDEVLLFPLYPQYAMASTLTILVKAEEIRKKKFPNMKFTDVPAFYNKPDYIKNLSDSIQKHLSGFEYDHLLFSYHGIPERHIRKTDVTKSHCKIDGSCCNTPSPAHEFCYRHQCYKTTRQVVKLLNIPEDKYSLTFQSRLAGDKWLEPYTDIEIDKMPAKGIKNLAVVTPAFVSDCLETLEEIAMRAKEDFEAKGGENFFAIPCLNDDDQWCQTVGNWINDWAK encoded by the coding sequence ATGAAAGGCGTATTATTAGTAAATTTAGGTTCTCCAGAAAGTCCACAACCAAAAGATGTAAAACCATATTTAGACGAATTTTTAATGGATAAATATGTTATTGATGTTCCATATTTGTTACGTGCTTTACTGGTTCGTGGTATTATTTTAAGAAAACGTCCTGAAGAATCGGCTCACGCATATCAAAAAATTTGGTGGGATGAAGGCTCTCCTTTAGTAGTACTTTCAGAAAGAATGCAGAAAAAAGTACAACCTTTAGTAAATATTCCTGTAGCACTCTCAATGCGTTACGGCACGATGACTATTGAAAAAGGTTTACAAGAATTGCATGATAAAGGAGTTGATGAAGTATTACTTTTTCCTTTATATCCTCAATATGCTATGGCTTCAACTTTAACTATTTTGGTCAAAGCCGAAGAAATTCGCAAGAAAAAATTTCCAAACATGAAATTTACGGATGTTCCTGCATTTTACAATAAACCTGATTATATTAAAAACTTGTCTGACTCCATTCAAAAACATTTATCTGGATTTGAATATGATCATTTATTGTTCTCGTATCACGGAATTCCAGAGCGTCATATTCGCAAAACCGATGTGACCAAATCACATTGCAAAATTGATGGTTCTTGTTGCAACACGCCTTCACCTGCACATGAATTTTGCTACCGTCATCAATGTTATAAAACTACCAGACAAGTAGTTAAATTACTAAATATTCCTGAAGACAAATACAGTTTGACTTTCCAGTCTAGATTAGCTGGTGACAAATGGTTAGAGCCTTATACTGATATCGAAATTGATAAAATGCCTGCAAAAGGAATTAAAAATCTTGCCGTTGTAACTCCAGCTTTTGTTTCAGATTGTTTAGAAACTCTTGAAGAAATTGCCATGCGTGCCAAAGAAGATTTTGAAGCAAAAGGAGGTGAAAATTTCTTTGCTATTCCGTGTTTAAATGATGATGACCAATGGTGTCAAACCGTTGGGAATTGGATTAACGATTGGGCTAAATAA
- a CDS encoding CopD family protein produces the protein MEYYNYLKSLHLIFVITWFAGLFYIVRLFVYQIEANDKPSPEKEILQKQYKIMTYRLWYIITWPSAVLASIFAFWMLFFTPMGNAWLQMPWMHVKLGFVFVLYLYHLKCQQIFSQLQRDEIKYTSNFMRLWNEVSTIILFAVVFLVILKNAVNWIYGVIGIFIFSITIMLGFKFYKKIRKKNNS, from the coding sequence ATGGAATATTATAACTACTTAAAATCCCTGCACCTCATCTTTGTTATTACATGGTTTGCAGGACTTTTTTATATCGTTCGTTTGTTTGTGTACCAAATTGAGGCTAACGACAAACCTTCGCCAGAAAAAGAAATCTTGCAAAAACAATACAAAATAATGACCTATCGTTTATGGTACATTATAACTTGGCCAAGTGCAGTTTTGGCCAGTATTTTTGCCTTTTGGATGTTGTTTTTTACCCCAATGGGAAATGCTTGGTTACAAATGCCTTGGATGCACGTAAAACTTGGCTTTGTTTTTGTGCTATATTTATATCATTTAAAATGCCAGCAGATTTTTAGTCAATTACAAAGAGATGAAATTAAATACACTAGCAACTTTATGCGTTTGTGGAATGAAGTATCCACTATCATATTATTTGCTGTAGTTTTTTTAGTAATCTTAAAAAATGCTGTAAATTGGATTTACGGCGTAATCGGAATTTTTATATTTTCGATTACAATCATGCTTGGATTTAAATTTTACAAAAAAATCAGGAAGAAAAACAATTCATAA
- a CDS encoding helix-turn-helix transcriptional regulator, translating to MEEEIKIDDDFILIRFQNNTNEIITFQRPIQLGLIQFHFGLKGNANYIFNQGNYNLKLNEEKALLFYNTEKELPLHVEIAPKSWLISIFVSIKKFHGLFTTDAEHIPFLSKENQEKKYYNESDISPSMAIVLNQMFHYNLNPSIKNLYYKGKGYELLSLFFNRSEDPNAEQCPFLIDEENVLKIKKAKEIIIANMAEPPSLQELADQIGLNLKKLKMGFKQIYGDTVYGFLFDYKMDTARKLLDSGSYNVNEVGLKIGYSTGSHFIAAFKKKFGTTPKKYLMSINTNV from the coding sequence ATGGAGGAAGAAATAAAAATTGACGATGATTTTATTTTAATTCGTTTTCAAAACAACACCAATGAAATTATAACGTTTCAACGCCCTATTCAATTGGGTTTGATTCAATTTCATTTTGGTTTGAAAGGAAATGCCAATTATATTTTTAATCAAGGAAATTATAACTTAAAACTCAACGAAGAAAAAGCTTTGCTTTTTTATAATACCGAAAAAGAATTGCCTTTACATGTTGAAATTGCCCCAAAGTCTTGGTTGATTTCTATATTTGTTTCCATCAAAAAATTTCACGGATTATTTACGACTGATGCCGAACATATTCCTTTTTTAAGTAAAGAAAACCAGGAAAAAAAATACTATAACGAAAGTGATATTAGTCCATCGATGGCGATTGTTTTGAACCAAATGTTTCATTATAATTTAAATCCATCCATCAAAAACTTGTATTACAAAGGCAAAGGGTACGAATTATTGAGTTTGTTTTTTAATCGAAGTGAAGATCCAAATGCTGAGCAATGTCCGTTTTTAATAGATGAAGAAAATGTGTTGAAGATTAAAAAAGCTAAAGAAATCATTATTGCGAATATGGCCGAACCTCCAAGTTTACAAGAACTAGCCGATCAAATTGGTTTGAACTTAAAGAAGCTAAAAATGGGTTTTAAACAAATTTATGGCGACACGGTTTATGGTTTTCTATTTGATTACAAAATGGACACAGCCCGAAAGTTGCTCGATAGCGGTTCCTATAATGTAAACGAAGTCGGTTTAAAAATTGGTTATAGTACTGGGAGTCATTTTATTGCAGCCTTCAAAAAGAAATTTGGAACTACTCCAAAAAAATATTTAATGTCAATTAATACCAATGTCTAA
- a CDS encoding YceI family protein, with amino-acid sequence MKKNILIVMLSIGSICFSQEKIIDKSGTITFEASVPSFEEVKATNNSVTFVLNPQTGEIASLALMKGFQFKIALMEEHFNENFIESDQYPKAIFKGKINGFDVNSLTANPKDFTIKGTLELHGKSKDIIATAKISKTSLVIKILANFSTNASDFNISIPAVIKNKLTNKVNVQISTVFKYNETKQ; translated from the coding sequence ATGAAAAAAAACATACTCATAGTAATGCTAAGTATAGGAAGTATTTGTTTTTCACAAGAAAAAATAATTGACAAATCAGGAACTATAACTTTTGAAGCTTCTGTTCCTTCCTTTGAAGAAGTTAAGGCAACCAATAATAGTGTAACTTTTGTTTTAAATCCACAAACAGGAGAAATTGCAAGTTTGGCTTTAATGAAAGGATTCCAGTTTAAAATCGCCTTGATGGAAGAGCATTTCAATGAAAATTTTATTGAAAGTGACCAATATCCTAAAGCAATATTCAAAGGAAAAATTAATGGGTTTGATGTGAATAGTTTAACTGCAAATCCTAAAGATTTTACAATAAAAGGAACATTAGAACTTCACGGAAAATCTAAGGATATAATAGCTACAGCAAAAATTAGCAAGACGTCTTTAGTAATTAAAATTTTAGCAAACTTTAGCACAAATGCAAGCGATTTTAATATTTCAATACCTGCTGTTATCAAAAATAAACTGACAAATAAAGTTAATGTACAAATCTCTACCGTTTTTAAATATAATGAGACAAAACAATAA